The Scylla paramamosain isolate STU-SP2022 unplaced genomic scaffold, ASM3559412v1 Contig48, whole genome shotgun sequence genome contains the following window.
cttcatcttccttcccttcttccttcctccctccctccttcccttgccctcccacgtccctcccgcttgcctccctccatcacgtTGCAGACCTTCAATCACTCAGAGTTAATCCATCACATCtactctcctgcttcttctctttttccctcctccccgttctctccttccatgtttccattcatccaccaagccactcacgcctctattcctcctttccttgcttctctcttcctccttgtagtTCTGTAGAGTGTGGTCTACAGAGCTACAAGCATGCATCGCTCATTtacgaataaaaatgataaacaaaactacTTATTCCATTGctagggaagaatgaaaactgcAAGACAAATTTTccattaaaggagagaaaaaggcgtgaagaaaatatgataaaaagaaaaaaagagctgaaatattGCATGACTTATGtacgaatatgagagaaaatgcataatctatcagaaagaagaaaaaaaagactgtgatCTAACttcgaataaaggaaggaaactcaTCAATTCCGTTAATTGTCAAgtgtgaacaaagaaaaaggatggcGAGTCCTGTGTGGGATCATGAAAGGCCCTTGATGTGCCGGGGACGTGAAGGACGCCCCCCacacgaaggaaaggagcaCAAGAACCCCGGAAAACCTCTATGGAAATTTGGGGAAAACTTTGGAGCCAGtctgaaacaaataaaagttatagggactcactaagagagagagagagaggaaacgagcaGAAGGTGTTAGGAAGTCTGCGGAAAGTTAGTGCGGGGATCCAGTGTAGAATAAAGATATCTATGGGGATTTTGTGCGTAGGCTCAGTCAGGGGGTATTTGGGGGAGAGTGTAGGGGAAATATACCAAAGTGTAATGAGCTTTGGGGAAAAGTTTACGAGGAGTTAAGGAAAGTTCAAGGGAAATCACAGAGTTTATGGGTCTTAGGGGAAGGTATTTAGTGGGAAGAGGAATTGCGAGGCTcaagagggatgaagaagagtaccacagagaggaggaggctggaggaggcaagacaagagagagaggaaaacgataGAATAATTGGGTGGAACAtcgcgagaagagagagaaaaaaaagtgggcagaaaaaataaaagaaagaaaaagttcattagcgaatgataaataaaaatatggaataatgtaaaagaaaacaaatgaacgtgaaaaaaaagatgaagagaagatgaaaaaaataagacaaaacctgaagagaagaaaggaaagagaaggagaagacgggaagaagatggaagaggttgAAGTAATGATAACGTGTGGGTTAATGTGTGGGTTAACGAGCTTCAAAGAGAGTGACACCAACACGGATAGCCTCCAACACGCTGCGGTCCAGGCATGACTCACGGATCACCTATTGGGAGGTCAGTGTGTTGaggttgtgagtgtgtgttgccgCGTCAGGCTTTCTACCGCAGGGGTCTTGGCAAGAAGTGGGGCCACACAAGGAAATGAAATCACAAGCTAGGAAACTTTATGTTGAAATAATACAGCGGTCGTGACTGACTGTTGTGACTTCCTTGTCACTGTTTGTGTGCTTTGTGgcggacaggagagagagagagagagagagagagagagagagagagagagagagagagagagagagagagagagagagagagagagagagagagagagagagagacagagagagagagagagagagagagagagagagagagagagagagagagagagagagagagagagagagagagagagagaatttctcgCTGTGCatttagcatgtgtgtgtgtgttagcatgtgtgtgtgtgtgtgtgtgtgtgtgtgtgtttgtgtgtgtgtgtgtgtgttatactcgATATACTTCAACGTAACAatacataatattttcctttaattacttttaatggcaagttattttcttttatacttccgttctctacaaccaccaccaccacctccatcttcccctctCAGCTTCCATCCCACCTCAGCACGTATTTTCCCGCTCCCATTCAAGACGCACATGATAGATGGCACCCCCCTGCGCCGCGTCCTTGGTCCTCGCCAGCCTCGCACACTGACAGCCTCCAACATTACCTAATTCGGTGCAGAGACTGGCTGCGTTCAGGCCTTCCCTTCACTAGATATATGTGTTTATTGTTCATTCCTTACTAATCACAATAGTAGTCTCTAACTCACTCACTTCTGCTGACAATTATCGTACTTTATGCATTCGCCAGCTGTTAGTCAGAATAAAAATATGACTACAGTGGATGATTAAACAGTCTACCCAGATCTACGACAGTAACTTATTCTTGTCACTTATTTGGGTTCGAAGTAGTACATGACTAatgacacacacgcgcacgtacacacacacacacacacacacacacacacacacacacacacacacacacacacacacacacacgcgcacgtacacacacacacacacacacacacacacacactgaaattccCTCCATACTTCTGCATTTCCTATTCCCTTGAcatgaactgtttcaaaagggaggtttcaagatacttattcttaaattttggataacgcttttttcctattccagagtcccctcttacataacacacacacacacacacacacacacacacacacacacacacacatacacacacacacacacacaccgacctaCTTAACAGCTAATCAGAAggaagacaacaaaacacaaacacacagaacttacgtgctcatcatcatctcatctcctttcaATTCAATTTACACAAACTGAATATTCTTAAGCACTCTCATTTACATatgtcgcatttttttttccgctatctcttttccttcctctactggCATCTCTAggtattcattcctttccttgtacATAACACTCAttaaaatggagatctctgcaaaagggaagagggtcagaatgtgctccactttggaagttaagtagtcaaagaatttcttataatcagaggagttaggtgagaggtatacaccacagataaatttagtatgagagtgactctgtagtcgtagccagatggtggaaaactcggaagattcaagagtgtgggcacgagagcaggttaagtcattgcgcacataaacgcagcatccagctttggatcgaaaatgaggatagagaaagtaggaggatagaggatagagaagagccagtaggcttatggacctgatggggtccctcctattgttctccgaaactgtgcctccgtgcttgcaccttgcctagtcaaactctttcagctctgtctgtcaacatctacctttccttcttgctggaagtttgcccacattcaacctgttcctaaaaagggtgaccgctctaatccctcaaactaccgtcctattgctttaatttcctgcttatctaaagtttttgaatctatcctcaacaggaagattcttaaccatctatcacttcacaaccttctatctgatcgccagtatgggttccgtcaaggccgctctactggtgatcttctggctttgaTTATTGATGATGCTTGCTTGCAATCACCACATATTGAGGCATTATTCATAAAAgtcttaaaaacaattaaatttaTAATTGGTATGGTATATAGACTCCCAACTCAACATTCACTGATTTTCTTGGGTCTATGGAAGAAATTTTACAAGTATTATCGAATTTAAAGATGAAATGTTATGTAATGGGGGATTCTAATGTCAATTTGTTACATATCAATGAAAATGCCACAacatacattaacatgtttCAATGTTACAGCTTCtctcaaataattataaaaccAACTAGAGTGACTGACAGGTCTGCCACTTTAATAGGTCACATCTGGACAAATGACATGCAAAATTATGTACACGTCCAGGGACAAAATATGGAGGAAATGGTTAATACTTTAAATCATCAATTAATTAAGGTGTCTGACTGGATAACTAGCAACGTGTCTAAAACTTTCTAGATGATGTCTTGTCTGACAACCGTAAATGAAGTTGAtattaatataaagataaaacacaatTTCTTGAGTAAAGTTAATTGCATAAAATTTCTTTGCTTAATAATAGATGATAgattaacatgaaaacaacacCTACATCAACTCTGTAGTAAATTGTCACAAATAACTGGTGTCTTGTACACAATTACAAACAATATAACTGTCCAATgtctgaaattaatatatatgtctACTGTTTATCCACATGTAATAAACTGTTCGGCAATTTCAGGGGGAGCTTTTAAAACACTCTTAGATGGGTTATTTGTtgcgcacaaaaaaataacgagagtaATGTTTCATAGAAAAAAACGGTACGATCATACTAATCCTCTATTTTGTGAACACAACCTTTTGAAAGTCCCCGATATAATATTCTTGCaaacttgtatatttcttttcaaatcaatttacatacgagtatatcccAATAATACATCTTATAAATTACTatccaataatattaataacaatagaagGCCAGATGACCTCAAACTTCCTCTCTGTAGGACTGTCCACGAACAGAGAAGTGTGAGTGTGCGCGGCGTCAGGGAGTGGAACAGCCTCCCGCACGATATTAAATCACTAACCTCTATCAATTTGTTTAAAAGCAAAGTGAAATGTTTCTTACTTCTAAACTATGAATGCTAACCATAGCAATGTCTGTGAATCATGTGCTTTTATGTgttgatacacagacacacatgtcaGGTGTGCACATCTTGTGGACGTGTGTATGTACATCACCAACAATGatatcattaatagaaaacttTGGCTAATATAACATATGTTACGGCAaagtatgtacgagtatgtaaccatgcatacatttgttatgtatgtatgtgagtatgtgtatgtatgtgcacaggtttgtatgtggccatgtgtgtgtgtgtgtgtgtgtgtgtgtgtgtgtgtgtgtgtgtgtgtgtgtgtgtgtgtgtgtgtgtgtgcgtgtattgtgTGGCCGCATGTATGCATCATGCTGTACGTATGTTCGCATACAGGTTgcatatgtgtgagtgtgtgtgtctgtgcatgtacatatgaatgtgtgtatgtatgcagttatatgttgtggtatgtatgtttgtgggtatctatgtaagtgtgtctacctgtgtttgtgttcgccaagttcacgtatgtgaacatatatgtggcacagtatagcatactatacactccatcactcattattgtatcatgtgctgcaaacaacaaaacaagtagtctattattacctctatcatgtgcaaaatggcggctcaaataggaacaagtcagggtgtaaacatttgcgctacttgtgtcattctttattcaggtctgtataaaagcttcggcttgatggacctggccttacgtattgaactgtgtatgaaatgcagaaatgcattaatgttacaaaaggcaaacaaaatatatcaatcaatcaatatcaatcaacctctctctctctctctctctctctctctttctctctctctctctctctctctctctctctctctctctctctctctctctctctctctctctctctctctctctctctctctcaggcggtctgttcaccaccatcctacttttcgccactcagccaaaactgaaccaaggtacatttttaatttcatgagaactaggatgggaggaaaaagcAGTCGACTGTCAGTGGAGGCACGGCTGAGCCTCCTGGGCGAGTGTGGCGTGGACGCCGTGAGGCTGTCCCGCCCCCGCTCGGggggctgctgtgggagggggaggcgctctctggcctcctttaccttccggcAAGGGGCCGAGGGGGGCAAAGCCCCTCGTGTCGGATCAGGCGGCCAGCCTGAATATGGACAAGCTGGCCGCCTTGGACCAGGAGACACCCATCAGGGTGCACTGCCTGGCAGGAGGCGCAACAGTCTTCTGTCAGGACCTGCCCCTGAGGGACCTCCTGGCCGGACTGAAGTACACTACGGCGGGGCGTCACGCCGTTTTGTACTTCAGCCTGGCCGGAGGTCTGGGTGTCCAcgggggcaggggcagggctgCCCCGTGCTCTTTTGCAACAGCAAGAGAGTGGGCAGCCGCCCCAAGCCCCCCAAGAGGACCAGGCTGTCCGCGTCCcagaggcggggcaggaggccggccccgccccagaggctggccaggtggtggtggccagcccGGGGCACGAGGCCGGCcacgcccctgaggctggccaggtggtggcggccagcccagggcacgaggcctgccccgccccagaggctggccaggtggtggcggccagcctggGACACGAGGTCGGCCcctcccctgaggctggccaggtggtggcggccagcccggggaaggaGGCCGGAcccgcccctgaggctggccaggtggtggcggccagcccggggaaggatagcctgggcctgtgggtctcggcccccagcccggaggaggggcaaaaggaggccaggagcgccacgacccccgcggaggacgagggagcggggctcgtcctccgaggagtggggaagggagtggtggccccttccccccaccacagcgccaactcccccagccagggaaggctcgccaggggaggggcagggctggaagcaggttgtcccacggcctgtgggacaacctgctcgccattgcacagaccctgtccctcaccctagtggtgtactccgccctgctggagtacttccctgactgagggggcagccggccccacagggcagtcggctgcccggggaggggggagggggagggggaggggataggttaggtgggagggggagggggagggggaggggaggggataggataggtgggagggggaggggggagggaagacaaccgggagggggagggagtgctgtcttgggagggggagggggaaaggggtaggttaggttagaataggttaggttaggttaggttagcttaggttaggttaggttaggttagggtaggttaggttaggttaggttaggttaggttaggttagattaggttagggtaggttagggtagggtagggtagggtagggtagggtagggtagggtaggttaggttagattaggttaggttaggttagattaggttaggttaggttaggttagattaggttaggttaggttagattagattaggataggttaggttaggttaggttagattaagctatcaggacaagtaaataacaacaccgccgtgtgcggcggccatcatgtgagcaatgcacgtattttcgtgaccacctgctgccttggcagagacagagcgagagagagggaatcacgttttttgcatgccagttttcctttgtttcttcttcgcatattttattattcgcatatttattaccaaattactcgagaatgagccttattggaagctaagggaaaataaactgaatgatcgaagtatgggaacattaatatagttacttgaaaatgtaccttatggaaagtataggaaaattaaccgtatgatcgaagtaggggaaaataaataaagctacccgaaaaacaaccttattgaaagttataggaaaataaaccgtatgatcgaagtattggaaaataaaccttatagcaaaggaagtgggagcaaaacgtctctctctctccttcaattagagagagagagagagagagagagagagagagagagagagagagagagagagagagagagagagagagagagagagagagagagcgcatacctTGATTTATGCCTCGTTAGTCAGGTGATTTGatgcatctctattctgtccacctccctaatctccatctctctctctctctctctctctctctctctctctctctctctctctctctctctctctctctctctctctctcttagtgttggGGTAAAGTTAAAAGCAAAGACGGCAGGCGgcatccctcttcatctccctcacctgatTAATGCTAATTGGACCTTAACTTAAACTCGCGGCCAGGTGTACTCTGACCAAGAGATAAGCTCACTACTCAAAAAATCctccccaccttctcctcctcctcctcctcctcctccccacgcccctcccctcactcattaCCATCCTTCAGCGGCCTGGAATGGGCGCACCTAAATCAGCGTGAGTGGACATCGGTGGGCTGCGGGGAAAGTTCCTAGAGGCTTGCTGCAGGAGGGCGGAAGGGATGAGGGGCGCGGGGtagtgatgagaaagaaaggagtgtagGCATGATGAGTTTGCTTggaaaattgtgaaaagaaagaaaggaatacggataatgaaatattagttaaaacaaaaatagaaaaaaaatgaataaaaaggtacaaggatgaaaaataacgaaatctgaaaaaaaaggaagcaaatgtGGAAAAATGGAATAGCACTGTGAGTGAAGCATGACAGTGATTCCCCGCGTGGTAATTCGCATTAATTAGTGGAAGGTGTTACACAATTCTGTCTAAAACACGTCTGCttggaaaaaatacatattctctctctctctctctctctctctctctctctctctctctctctctctctctctctctctctctctctctctctctctctctctctctctctctctctctctctctctctctctctctctctctctctctctctctctctctctctcttcttccctatctctctctctctctctctctctctctctctctctctctctctctctctcctgcgtggCCAGATAAGCTGTAGCCAGTATCACTTTACTAAAACACTTGTTACGCAGCCTGGAATGTTCAGGAACTCATCACGAGGCAACACAACTagcgaggcaaggagagaggcaaggacggACAGaccagacggacggacggacgcacgaacggagggagggagggagggagggagtctggTGTGTAATAGGCTGATGTACTATTCATGCCTAGACGCTCGGGgactgctcctgctgttgccgTGAAATTCTCCGCCACACCAATATTATTACCCCAATATGACCCCCTtcaattatgttgttgttgttattgttgttgttctgtgtgtgtgtgtgtgtgtgtgtgtgtgtgtgtgtgtgtgtgtgtgtgtgtgtgtgtgtgtgtgtttcataacaATTTGACATGCCAGGATGCAAAACGTTTCTCAATAATGAGCGTGTTCACATCCTTCTTCCCGccacgaaaaaaatagaacacctAAGACGCcacgcaatgagagagagagagagagagagagagagagagagagagagagagagagagagagagagagagagagagcacttctaCGTTCTCATGTCGTcatgttgcacaagttattCAAGAGTGGCATTCACTAATTCACCAGCACGACCTGTCAGTACACCGAGCACACGCTTCCTGGAAAATGCTGCAAATCCTTCCCATGATACTACGTGTTTATGAAAAGCAATGCTTCTCATCAGCAGCAGCCCCTTGCTTTCAGATTCATGGGGTGAGTTTGCATTAACTGCTTCTCCCGAGCGGACGTGTTTCCATTACTTCATATCTAACTCAAGCAGTCTCCACCAATATGTTAACACTTTGCCTAATTTGTGGTTCatgttccttcattactttcatcgAGCAACTGTCGCCACACAGTGAAATGCTCTCGTCGTTAAATGCAaggttttcattacatttcacattattttagcctttaacagagagagagagagagagagagagagagagagagagagagagagagagagagggagagagagagagagagagaatgatgaagcgAACAGCCTTGCCTTGAGCTTGTTCAACACTGCcgcgtggctggctggctgtgttgtgtgatCCGTGTATGTATTAGCGAGTCTGGCGCGACACGTTTCGCTTATATACTAGTTTATAGCCGTGCCTGTGCCTGCAGGAGGTCCACGCCACACGCCGTGTTCGTTTGTATATGAAACTGCAATGGTTTAGTTTTTACGAGCACATCAAAGAGCCATGCGTgtcattaagtgtttttacagcgGACCGCTTGCGAAGGAGGATTGCTTGTTTACACCAAGTAATTTAATTAAAGATTCATGTTATACCTTCACTGTTTTAATTAAATCATGGTCATAGGAGTTGAGGGTAATGAGCAGCATGTACGTGGCTCTTTGTGTGACGCTCGGTGAGACATGcaacactgtctgtctgtcggtctgtctgtctgtcggtagtGGGAGTTAACACGATACTTGGGAACACTGCGCCGACTCCTTAAGCAGGTCAAGCCCAAAGTGAAACACGGGATTCATTGTCCGAAGCACCAACGACACGAGATGGCAACccaaacacatatacacacacacacacacacacacacacgtggtaatGGCTCTCCCGCCCACCTCATCTCAGTAAATGTTTGTTGGCAGTTTTCCACATTAAAAGGCCGCAATTTTCCTTAAGTAAAGTCGTCTTGGTCTCGTTCGGAGTAAATTACCATCATCACAgtagtttttactttattttttttttcatccaacaCTCTCAGACTTCCCCACACGTCATATTGgcaattctctccttcccccaccattctctctctctctctctctctctctctctctctctctctctctctctctctctatcggcAACCACAACGTGCacaccttcccccctctcctcacctcagaCTCGTTGACTCTGATAACTAACGTGCTTAATTTCCCATTGGTTTGTACCGGAACTCCGCCAGTCCCTACGCACCACAGATAACTCTGCTAACGCCTGTCAGCCTCCAGTGATCC
Protein-coding sequences here:
- the LOC135098165 gene encoding basic salivary proline-rich protein 2-like; protein product: MGGKSSRLSVEARLSLLGECGVDAVRLSRPRSGGCCGRGRRSLASFTFRQGAEGGKAPRVGSGGQPEYGQAGRLGPGDTHQGALPGRRRNSLLSGPAPEGPPGRTEQESGQPPQAPQEDQAVRVPEAGQEAGPAPEAGQVVVASPGHEAGHAPEAGQVVAASPGHEACPAPEAGQVVAASLGHEVGPSPEAGQVVAASPGKEAGPAPEAGQVVAASPGKDSLGLQRRPPWQPRASVRRCEQIRPRSDTQVSLLQPSQPEAHQDDATTTAKGGNEHCHQTCGPRDSRADRKFRQFAEQAA